The following is a genomic window from Tachysurus fulvidraco isolate hzauxx_2018 chromosome 24, HZAU_PFXX_2.0, whole genome shotgun sequence.
TGAGCAAAAAAGGCAAGTGACAGCAGGAAATAATGTTATGTGATCTGTTATGAGGAACctgtttctaaagaaaaaatggGTGCTGTGTTCTCTGAAATGAACTTTGGTTCGTTTGATAAGTGTGAAGTGTCATAATAGATATTTTAAAACAAGCTGGAGATGTTTTGAAACaaatcacacatacatacagtacaaaaacactAATACTAATTATACTCATGACagcaaaatagaaaatatatgtaaatatatatataacagtatCAGTATTGGGCAAAGTAATAATGCAAACATTCTCTCATTTTGGGGCAATATTTCAACAACTAGAGATTTATGACTAACTCCAACAATGATGGATCTGatgaatgtttatttctgaGTACTACACATGGAGACACTGTTTACACctgaaacacaacacagaatGAGCAGAATGAGTTGTTATCAGTACAGACCAGTTTAACACACATGTAAGAGCCCCAGGCGGATCACCAGCTCTTACATTTAGAGCCGTTTATAACACGACACAAGGGGAATGTTAACGGTTTCGCATCCTATAGGTTCAGTTCAACACAAAGTTTAAGTTAAACACCTCATTCAACTAAAACACCTCATTTCAGTAAAATATCTGTTCACCATCGAGACAGAAAGCGTTTGAGGGAAAACAGAGAAACTTGTTTTTTTCAGACTGAaagatgcttttttatttatggagacaaaataaagcataaagGACCTACAGTACAATGTGTTTAACTTACCCAAAGGTCGGTTCCCCAGTCCATGGTGTCGATTCCTTATCAGCTCCAAACTGCTGTTTGGTTTAAAACTTACACTGAATTAACGAACGTCaagaaaagagtaaaaagaaaactaaaaaacaaataatccttCTTGTTTTTGTCATACATTGAAGTCATAAATTGACATACATAGcagccttcacactgcacactgtgTGATGCGATGTATATTCTAACTACGAAGGGAGTGATGAGTCATTTGGGTTGCGACCCATAAACGGCAGGCCTGAGATAAGGGATGCTGCACGAGGCGTGAATACAGTTAGTGGGTCTCATACTTGTTGCAGTGATGAagaagtgaggaaaaaaatgatCTAACTTTCatacaaaactacaaaaaatgcacaaaaatgtacaaatattaGACATTAAGTTGACAGAaattgtacaatatatatatatatatatatatatatatatatatatatatatatatatatatatatatatatataaacacatatactatgaaataagaaaagaatctttatataaagttatttaatttgcattaatattatatataatgcaaattaaataactttatataAAGATATAGACAAATATTAGACATTAAGTTTACAGatattgtaatatattgtatatattatatattttttttcacttcatccggtaggaagaatctttcattccaatgtacagaaacatttcttgcaaatacagctacgggtgtataacgttatcttcttcaccctgttcactgACTTCACCgctatcgtcggggtggtcgtctatgataacgggaggtcctccagtaggtgcttccatggaggtttcagttgtgcttccgcctcctttggcaacattacgccgAAATAGAGCGTAATACAacctaggagcagtgattcgccaaacctccctcattgcagtcgcacacatttcttcagattttttttttttttgcagtaacgagtaacgaacaTGCGTAGTGGTAATATTtcagagtaaaagtatacattttatctaggaaatgtagtggagtaaagtgaaagttgacaaatttaaatagcaaagtaaagtatatgtgaaatttctacttaagtacagtcaAGAACAGTGGTGTAGTCCTCAAAAAAAATTGGTATACTACTACCCCCGCCCACCTCTTAAACCCCCCTTTTCCCTGCCATGCTGCcaaaacaagaaaagcaaaaacaacacagaagccaatgtttgcatttaaatgacattaacattaatgcCTTTAGCAGTCACTTTTATCCAAAGAAACTAACAGTGCATTtgatttacacacattttatcagtatctgtgttccctgggaatcgaacccacaacctttgcgATGCTAACATAATGATCTACCATAATGCACTCATACACTTACATAAAAACTATGTTGTCATTCAATTATGCATTGtttgttcagttacagtatgttccaaacattttttctgATGAATCATCTATTGAACTGCATCTCAATCATCGCAAATACTGCAGAAGACCTATTGGAACCCACATGGACCCAAgattcacacacaaaacagttcAGTGGAGGAAAAAATCATGGTTTGGGGTTACATTCAGTATGGGGGCATGCGAGAGATCTGCAGAGTGGATGGCAACATCAACAGCCTGAGTTATCAAGGCATTCTTGTTGCCCATTACATACCACAGGAGAGGGCAAATTCTCCAGCAGGATGGTGCTCCTTCTCATACTTCAGCCTCCACCTTTCTctcctaattaaataattaaaatcaaggcatgataatattttattttggtaaaataagctTAATCTAGAGGCCTTTGCCTTTCATATCTGCCACTTCTGATTCCAAatgatcaactagaagtcaagtTATTATTTGTTGATCCTACAACTTGGATAGGCGACAGGACTTTTGTTAGTGTATGGATACACTGTATGTATGGATTGAGTGTATGGATACACTGTATGTATGGATTGAGTGTATGGATAAATTTAAAGTaactaaatatttcaatatgtttATGCATTACAGGATTCctaaagtaaatattttatagatataatttacatatttccCCCTTATATAGATTCAGTGTGGAACCTGCACAAAACGGTTCCACATAAAATGCCTTGGGATGACAGAAGCACAAACACTGAGCGGATATACCCCTTGGTATTGTGCATTGAGCTAAAGCAAGCACAGAGACCATAGAGTTTAACAATATCTGTAATAGCTCTTATATAAGCAGCAGGATAACATATGTTTGACAAAAGCTGAGTTACACATTGAAGgttacatcacagtgaaatgtatattgttgtatattgtttataatgcaaacaataaaaataatcaaaaactaGAGTTTCTCAAAATAAGTGTTgcagtataactatcaggacatcggTGATGTTTGAGCTGAatttgatgacagtacagtgtattacagtgaagttattgaatataatttccataatagtGAATTTATggaattattttcatatttaaaaaaaacataaaaattatacaaaaagaaatttccccaaaataagtgttgtagtataactatcaggacatcagtggtgcgtgagctgaatttggtgacagtacagtgtattacagtgcagttattgttttgttttttattatgaacaatcataaaaatgatacaaaaaagacatttctccaagtgatgtgtgagctgaatttggtgacagtacagtgcaggggcggttctaggccttttttagTCTGCTTTATTTGCAGATAATCGGCGGAAAGCaacaaagacggcaaccaaaagcagtaaaATTTCACTATTTTCATTACCAGaattgatagcacaaacaaaatattaatgcaaacaatacattcaatactaaataaaaataacatttatttatttggtatttgtcttgtgaatatccttttattaatgactgcattaattggacacactgtttgtagagaatgcacacatacataaactgatttgattcaagactggcatcattacatcatgcataaaattttggtgtccacttttgccattttaaataataccattaCCATACCACTCTTGGCTTACtatagtcatataatatataatataaaactcttcttgttttaaattctcactgatggctaaacccccctaaagatgaaatcctagaactgcccctggtacAGTGTATtgcagtgaagttattgactattttttagtattcgcttttttGTCAGCcacagaggaaagctgattttgaggaaaattgtgttgtgtctgcctctctacattactacgatagaaaagaggtgttttttgtgtagtaacagcttttagctcaggagttattgactcgggaaactcgaatctgtgaatatgcggccaactttacttaagactgCTTCAGCATGACACCAGCTTCTGTGGATGAAGTAAACTCTCCTCCCTGTAAACGCTCGGTAAAGTTTGTTATCAACAGCTGTCGGGGGCGGTGAAAGGGGGCGGAATTCAAATTAAAGTGAACCAATTACAACAAAGTTAAAAATGCGACGCAGttaaaagggaagaaaaaacgAGGGTAAATTATGGACGTTTTAAGCAGCAAAACAAGTGGGTATACGCTAATATTAAGCCATAGAAGTCGTTATACGCAAACAGCCCTGGGGAAAAAAGTAAGCATACTCCGTATACGTGCATATGGCCCCGACTAAACCACTGGTAAAACCACTGGTAggttgtactccgttacattacaacaccggTAACATCACTACTTCAATAATGACAGAGACATCACCATTAGTCTGTATGGTGCAACTTTCAGATCATCTGCACTTGAAAAAAGTGTAAATTCCAATAGGGATAAAAATCAGAAGTACAACCACAACACAGATTATTATTGTTTGCATGTTGCTTTCtgtaaagaaaatagaaaaaagacaaGACTCAAGTTAGTCAGTAATGCATGCTACATAACATTGTCTTTAACAAAgtaaattttttaaagaaatttaataaGTTAAACTAAATCATTTGCCTGTGCTGATGGCATGGTATTTTCTAGCCTACATTTACACTTGACATCAGACGTACCTTCTACTGTCAGTGAGACTGTCCTTGTTTTGCTCCCAAATTCATTAGAAGCATTGCACAAATATTCACCAGCATCAGCAGACTTGGCTTTAGAAAGGTTTAGAATTGCCTGCCGCCTCCCAGTGGCCTTAGTTTGGTTTTGAAAGCTCCAGCTCACTTGAGGCTCTGGATTTCCTTCTGCAGTGCAGTTCAGAGACAAGTCATTGCCTGCTTTCACCACTTCTGAGGGTGTGACTGGCTGAATTTCTGGACCATCTATGGACAAAGTTTGAGACTGAAACATCATGTCACAAATACTGAGCCAAAAGtgcaacttttattttgttcatgaaatcaaacaaatatgttttagtCTTATACACATAACTGTGATTTGTTTTACAGAAGCACTGCTTAAGCTGCTGTATCGTAATGATTAATACTCGATATACCGACATGCTGTTTTAAAATACTTAAAGTAGTTCTCTAGAAGCCGTTCCCTGGTTGTTAAGCAATCCATGTTCAAATTCAACTGCATGTTTCTACTGAAGTTCTATTGATTAGTCTCCTTTCCTTTTAAAACCAACTTAAACACATTGTTGGGGGTCTAATGGTTTTTAACACCTATGAcattaaagttaataaacaaacagttttgtCCTGTGCTTGCTTAAATTGCCTGCCTAAATTTCCCTTGCACCACTTCTCAAAAGACTCACACTTCCTGAAATTGTTCAACAAATTTAGGAAATCGTTTGCTGTTCTTGGTTTCGTAGCCTGAAAACACTGTGcttgagttgttactatagcaactaataattttaaaattaacacATCAATCTAAACTTGTGATATTACAGTTTTGTCTGAAAAATAAACCAATGTGACAAAATTCAATCCGAGAAGAACATTTCTAGAATTTTCCTACATTTCTAGACTGAAAAGATTAAATAACCTGGAAAAAtgcaatattaaaatatgtagaTATGTAGAGCCTACAGACTCTATGAAACACTCACAGTACACTATAATGTTGAGAGGATCTGATGTCTTTATAGGAGGAGGTTGAGGCCCTTCTGGCCCTAGTTCCAGCTTTGCCTCACATCTGTACTGAACTCCATCATCTTCTTTGCTGGTCGAGATGTTGAGTTCAGTAGAACGGTTTACTGGTGTTTTGGAGGAATTGTTATTAAATTGTACACTTTTCACTAGCTGTCCTGGTTGTCCTTTGTACCAGTTGACAGTGAGGAAATTAACAGGAGCAACATTCTGAACATAACACTCGAGATTGTACTGTTTGCCCTCAATCATTGGCCCTGTGTGATTCTTGGTGCTGATCAACACCTGCTCTGGACGTTCTGTGGAGAAAGAGCAGACGTTTtctatatatcatatataaagcATTCAGggtaaacattattatatctCAAACTCAGCGGGTAACATACGACTCACTGTAAACAGTAACTGGGAGCTTGGATTGGCACTGCTCGTGTGCATTGATGTAGCATATTGGCTGTGTGTCCCAGTGTTTCAGACTCTCTACCCTCCAGATAAGGAACTGGACGTCTCTTGTTAGATCCACTGCTCCACTCAATGCCTCCCAACCCATTCCTTCATGGGTGATGGTTGTGGAACAGTTAGCTGTGGCAGAAGCACCAAACTCTACCACTAGTTTAGCAGGCTGAATTGTAATGGGACAACCATCTGCAAAACAAATTACTCTATTTAGAAATTGGTCATTTcattttgaaaacacttgaaaaaaatgtgaaaaacttCAAAAAGTTATAGTTTCTTGTATAGTTGTAAGTCTAACCTACaccttgttttatttaaatttacggcatttagcagatgtctaaagccgccttcacaccGCACACGGAAACGACTAGTGACAGTCGCAcggaatgtgcaatatgatcgtgtacacgtcaacatgggagagacGCTTTCTCAGGGTCTCGGAAAACCCAATACTGTATGATACGTCTCTAGAATCATACAGAGATGTTAACAgaaaaaatgaagcatggaTACTCGCCGTGACTCGCCGAGTCAGGTAGTGTTTTCTCCACACTGATTTGCAATATTTTCTTTTGCGTCTCCAGTAAAGCAGAGCAAAAGCATGAGCCTGTATTCTCTCtccatttatcatggtgaatgaatgaattaattaattcattaatgaaggagtaaatacaaacaatcaatacaacaataaatacaaatacaaccAGAAAGAGCGCGAAAAAtttgaggaaacatggacacaacattaaaaataatgccatataaatatgaataatttattactttttatcaataacaatgtaatttttaaactttatcaaaaacaatctttttgttttaaatacattgtttttgaaaaaataaaaaattattaatatttatactgtattattttaaaagacCGACAATCTCGGCAACTCGCTgccatgcttcatttttcctgtaAACATCTCTGTATAATTCTAGAGACGTAACATACAGTATTGGTTTTTCCGAGATCGCGAGAAttagcttctctcccatgttgacgtctacacgatcatattgcacattgcGTGTGACTGTCACTAGGGGGCGAAATCCGACAGTCGTTTCCGTATGTCGTGTCCAGTGTGAAGGGAGTGTGTGTattgattgtttgtatttacttcttcattgattcattcaccatgataaatggaGAGAGAATACAGGCTCTTGCTTTTGCTCTCCTTTACTGGAGAcgcaaaagaaaatatttcaaatcagTTTGGAGAAAACACTACCTGACTCGGAGAAAAAGTCTCGGCGAGGATCACCGTTTAGTGCAAAAGTTGCGCTTTAATGGGGAAGATTTTCGTGGTTATTTTCGGGTGTCACGAGAATttagcttctctcccatgttgacgtctacacgatcatattgcacattctgTGCGACTGCCACTAGGGGCGAAATACGAcagtcgtgtccgtttgtcgtgtgcagtgttgtaatgtaacgaagtaaaaatacttcgttaccgtacttaagtagaaatgtcacgtatctgtacttcgctatttaaatttatgtcaactttcacttttactccactacatttcctagataaaatgtatacttttactccgttatatttccactaagcgtcttcgttactcgttactacaaaataaaatcagcagaaatgtgtgcgactgtaataagggaggtttggtgaatcactgctcctagattgcattacgcacgtccgcgcgcgctacggagaagcacaggtacgcgcagcgtgcacgcgcagtcagagctggaggcgtttatctataatgttaatcggcggaaagaagcaaaggcggcaaccaaaagcagtgaaatgtcactattcttattaccagagttgcagcacaaacaaaatattaatgcaatatcaatactaaataaaaataacatttattgattcggtctttgtcttgtgaatatttgtttattaatgactgcattcattggacacactgttcgtagagaatgcacacatacatgaactggcatcattacatcatgcataaaattttggtgtccacttttgccatttaataatatcaTAACTATTgacttactatgtagtcatataatatataatataaaactcttcttgttttaaattctcactgagggctcaaaccccctaaagattaaaaccctagaaccgcccctgatcttatgcctaacgaaaatcactgaaattttactttttacttcaaatacttaagtacatttaatatcagaaaatgacttttgatacttaagtacagtaaatatcagatactttaagacttttacttgagtaatattctaaaaggtgactttcacttctactaaaGTCTTTTTCTGCTacaatacttgtacttttactcaagtattgctttctaatactttatacaatactggtcgtgtgcagtgtgaagggcCGTGTTTTGAAGCATCCGccatcaataaatacattaatactggttCGATAGGTCACAGACTAGAGGTATGATGAGTAAAACTCTGTCAGAAGAAAATATAGCACATTTCTTTGCACTTGTGTGGGATTTAGGCAGGGTTCGATAAAGTGGCCCTAGACATGACTGAGTGTGATTCCCTTTAATTGACTCCATCCAAGGTGTATTTCTGCCTCAAATGTGAGACCCTGACACGGATGAACAAATAGCAGGATGCCTAAGTACAATGGCCCAAAATGACTGTCCACATTAAAGTAAATATGCATTAAATGCGGTTCTAGACcatttttagggtggctccagcccccttgtctgtgatctcagccaccctaaaactaaaagtataatttttacttttataaataaaaaataaaaaattacgttaaaatgaaGGACATGTCattgatgggaaagaaaatgatttatcagtttgatccaagagcgatttttttttacttaaaagtgtgtcatcagctgtctgctttatttgaacggagaagctcaggcacgcccagtcagagctggaggcatttatctataacgttaatcagcGGAAAGCCTCAAAGACggaaaccaaaagcagtgaaatttcactaattttcattaccagagttgatagcacaaacaaaattttaacaatccattcaatactaaataaaaataacatttattgatttggtctttgtcttgtgaatatttgtttattaatgattgtattcattggacacactatttgtagagaatgcacacatacatgaactgatttgattcaagactggcatcattacatcatgcataaaattttggtgtccacttttgccattttaaataataccatagcttttggcttactatgtagtcatataatatataatataaaactcttcttgttttaaattctcactgagggctaaaaccccctaaagaggaaatcctagaaccgcccctgaatGTCACAATAAATATATTCCTTTTCTGCCACATAGAAACAGTATTCGTTTTAGGACATAGTTACTGTGAaatatacttttaaataaataaccacgATTCAACATTCTACAGTCTACAGCTATCATTtcacaagaagaagaaatacacACAAGAAATGATCTGCTGCAATCGTGTAGAGATGGAAGCATGGCAACTTACCACCATTTACGAGTGTGAGAAGGACCATGCCGGTTAGCTGAGTAAGGTACAGCATGGTCCAATTGAACTTGAAGATCTACAGGTGACAAAAATGATAATTATGATGAATTAAAAAAGGCTGTGTATACAGCAGTAGGTCCACATGTGGCAAACTTAAACTGTTCTCAGGTCTGCATCAGGTTTGAACCTGCACTGAGCAAAAAAGAAAGTGGCAACAGGAAATCCGTTATGTGATCTCTTAGGAGGAACctgtttctaaagaaaaaatggGCGTTGTGTTCTCTGAAattaaaaatccattttaaCTTTGGTGCATTTGATAAGTTTGAAGTGTTATAATAGATATTTTAAAACAAGCTggagatatatatttaaatttacaacCATACTGATTCATGACTTCAGCATTAGTATTCATTAGCGTAgtgtttggggttgttttgaaacaaatcacacatacatacagcacAAAAACACTAATACTAATTATACTCATGACAgcaatatagaaaatatatgtaaatatatataacagtaTCAGTATTGGGCAAAGTAATAATGCAAACATTCTCATTTTGGGGAAATATTTCAACAACTAGAGATTTTTGACTAAGTCCAAAAATGATGGCTCTGATGAATGTTGGACCACTGAACTAAAACACCTAATTTCAGTAAAACACCTAATTTCAGTAAAATATCTGTTCACCATAGAGACAGAAAGCATTTGACGGAAAACAGAGAAACGTTAAAAGATGCTTGAAAGATGCTTTTTGGTTTATGGAGAGGAGATAAAGCATTAAAGAACCTATGATGTGTTAGTTTTAACTCACCCACAGGTCGGTTCCCCAGTCCATGGTGTCGACTCCTTATCGGCTCCAAACCGTTGTTCGGTTTGAAACTTACACAGAATTAAAGAACAGTGGCGTGCACAGACCTGCAATGGGGCAGGGGCAGAAGGACCAAAAGGggcactaaaaaaaaagacaaaaatattacTTCAATAAACATAaccaaatgtatttttgtacagATTTTAACTTATTTACGAAATTACCTGTATTTAAATCAGTATTCGTCTTTCTGctgtctttttaaatatttgaatgacTTCATCACGATTAATTGGAGTGCCTCAATGGAGAGCAGCAGTAAGTCAGAAAGCCTCTCTTCATTACACAGACTTCGAAGACTAGATTTCACAAATTTTAACTTAGAAAATGACCTCTCAACTCTAGAAGTGGAGACAGGCAATGTTGCATAAATTTTTAGGATTTCAGAAAGAGAGGGGAAAACAGACTCAATCTCATTGTCTTATAAGCACTTTAGCATTTCCTGGACATTACGTTTGGTGAAGGAGTAGGATGCATGAAACACTAAGTTCTGTGAAGACCCTCTCTTCCTCAATCCTGTAGAACTTACTAACTGTTCTGACAAGTTCAGCATCACCAGGTTCTACTCCTTTTGACCATTTGGATGCTACTGTCAGACTGTGTAAGCATTTGATGATAATGCCAGTTGAACTATTATCCTTTCCTTTGAATTGTCTGAGCATCTCTTGAGTAATGGTATCCAAAAAGGTGTAGTACACCCTGGTTCGGTAGAACTCCTCCAAATTCTCAGGGTGATGGTCTTCTCCTGTTGACTTGGAACTGTACTTATACCTTGCAGGTATTTTTCTGGGTCTTGACTCACCAGGTATTTTGTCAGGACACTCAATTCCAGCAGCCTCAGCCCGCTCCTTTGCTTTTTCAAAAACAACCTTGAATTCActttctgtcctcagttcttgAAGCCTTTTTAGCACACCTTCCACCAATGTGTATGACACTGCTAGATCCACATCTTTACGCTGAAGAGCAGCTGAGGCAACAGCAGTCTCCTGAAACACTGGGGTGGCTACAAAGCATAAACTCAAAATTTATGCTGGGAAACAACATCAGAGCATCACCTGCAGCTGGATTTGGTGGATTGCTGTCTGAGATTTTTCTCAACAGCTGTATAAGTGCTTTTAAGGCATTTTCACGACAGGCCCAGCTTGTGTCACTCAGCTTTTAATTCCCAGGTTTTCTCTCCTGCATACAACAACTTTTGCATTTATATGAATGCAGCATGACGCTTGCTGGAAGAAGACAGGAAGGTGTAGAGCCTCTCtaccaaatttaaaaaatgcacaaaatggGGGCTTGATTTAGCAGTCTCCACTAACACTAAGTTTAAACAGTGTGCATGGCAGTGCACAAAGAGGGCTTTTTCATTTTGCCTCTGAATTCTAGCCTGTAGCCCTTTGTAACAAGCACTCAAGTTGGCTGCACCGTCGTAACCTTGGCCCCGGATATTTTCAGCATTCAACCCATTTTCTGAAAGAAGGGACATTACCACTTCCTCAAAGGTTTTGGCCAGTGGTTGATTTAAGCTGACACATTTGGATGAAGCGCTCGTTTGTTTGCATGTCATGGACGAACCGGACAACAAAGAATACTTGCTCGGAGTGTGACACATCTGTAGTTTCATCCAGAAGAATTGAAAATATCTTGGCCTCGGTAATCTCTTTCAGAATGACATTTCTCACTTGTGTTCCAAGAGATCATATCAGGTCATTTTGGGTCCTGTTGGATAAAAGTGTCACCTGTGCCTTCTTTTGTGATTGAGTGATCTGTAAACGCTCAAGATGCATTCTGAAGACACTGTCATATTCTGCTAAGAGGTGCACAAGCTCAAGGAAGTTTCCTCTG
Proteins encoded in this region:
- the icam5 gene encoding intercellular adhesion molecule 5 isoform X3 encodes the protein MLYLTQLTGMVLLTLVNGDGCPITIQPAKLVVEFGASATANCSTTITHEGMGWEALSGAVDLTRDVQFLIWRVESLKHWDTQPICYINAHEQCQSKLPVTVYKRPEQVLISTKNHTGPMIEGKQYNLECYVQNVAPVNFLTVNWYKGQPGQLVKSVQFNNNSSKTPVNRSTELNISTSKEDDGVQYRCEAKLELGPEGPQPPPIKTSDPLNIIVYYGPEIQPVTPSEVVKAGNDLSLNCTAEGNPEPQVSWSFQNQTKATGRRQAILNLSKAKSADAGEYLCNASNEFGSKTRTVSLTVEESNMQTIIICVVVVLLIFIPIGIYTFFKCR